The following proteins are encoded in a genomic region of Ornithinibacillus sp. 4-3:
- a CDS encoding LCP family protein: MTNTRIVRRRVQQNQPPPPKKKRKVLKRIFLVLLLAFLSVLGYGTYLYVKAGNTLSDSYVNDGREKSELRDEFVDPTKDNISMLIMGVDTSEKREGAGTPRTDALMVATFNKNDKSVNLLSIPRDSYVYIPEVDRETKINHAHAYGGPNATIDTVENLLDIPIDYWITLNFEAFIDVVDAIGGITVDVPYDFEEQDSKDRAGAISLKEGIQDLDGEEALALARTRKKDSDVMRGQRQQDIIKAIAKKSVSLGSVFKYDDIIDAVGKNMSTNMKFAEMRALVHYATTNLDIETFTLEGEDYWPPGSAYYWMIDEEALGETKAMLQKHLDITRPTVVQ; this comes from the coding sequence ATGACAAATACAAGAATTGTTAGAAGGCGAGTTCAACAAAACCAACCACCGCCTCCTAAGAAAAAAAGAAAAGTTTTAAAACGTATATTTCTTGTTCTACTCCTTGCCTTTTTAAGTGTCCTTGGATACGGAACATATTTATACGTCAAAGCTGGCAATACATTGTCTGATTCTTATGTGAATGATGGCAGGGAAAAATCAGAGTTACGGGATGAATTTGTTGATCCTACTAAGGATAATATTTCCATGTTAATTATGGGAGTAGATACGAGTGAAAAACGTGAAGGTGCTGGAACTCCTAGGACAGATGCACTAATGGTAGCAACATTCAATAAAAATGATAAAAGTGTAAATTTACTCAGTATTCCTAGAGACTCTTATGTGTATATCCCAGAGGTAGATCGTGAAACTAAGATCAACCACGCACATGCATATGGAGGCCCGAATGCGACAATTGATACTGTAGAAAATTTATTAGATATTCCAATTGATTATTGGATAACATTAAATTTTGAAGCATTTATCGATGTAGTAGATGCTATCGGCGGAATTACAGTTGATGTTCCATATGACTTTGAAGAGCAAGATTCCAAAGATAGAGCAGGAGCTATTTCCTTGAAAGAAGGAATTCAAGATTTAGATGGTGAAGAAGCACTTGCACTTGCAAGAACACGTAAAAAAGATTCTGATGTAATGCGTGGGCAAAGACAACAAGATATTATTAAGGCCATTGCCAAAAAGAGTGTATCTTTAGGGTCTGTCTTCAAATATGATGATATTATTGATGCTGTTGGAAAGAACATGTCTACCAATATGAAATTTGCAGAAATGAGAGCATTGGTTCATTATGCGACAACCAACCTTGATATTGAAACATTCACTTTAGAAGGTGAAGATTACTGGCCACCAGGTAGTGCTTATTACTGGATGATTGATGAAGAAGCACTAGGAGAAACAAAAGCTATGTTACAAAAACATTTAGATATAACTAGACCTACTGTGGTACAATAA